The genomic DNA TTCGGTCATAGCCTTATAGATGCCACTCAGGACCGTATATCCTCCATAATCCTCTGAGTTGAGATAACTTTTGGATAGAGATTCAAGTCCGTGAGCCATGATCCCCAGCTCTGTCATTTCATGGAACAGCTCTTGCTTGATATCCAGTTCTCCTGTGGATGTATTCTCTGACATTTTATTTGCCCTCCTGCTTATTTTCATTCTTCACTAAATTTTTAAGCCCCTGGCTCAGTTCTTCCCCTGATACGCCCTTGACCACAAGTGCATCATATACCTTGTCGATAAGATCCCGGTGCTGGTCAATAAATTTTGCATATTCCAAATCTGTCATGACATTTACCTCCTAATGAAAGCAGTGCGATATTAGCTTTTTGTTCCATCAAGTGCCCCATGTAAGATTCCGAGTTCATCCGGCAAGAGGTCAAGTCTGTGGATCTGTTTCTGGAGCCGGTCTCGGATAGCGTCAATGATTTCTTCCAGACCATATTCCTCTTGCTGAACAAGGGTATCTGAAAGAAAATTCAGACTTGCGCTAATCCTGTAAAGACCGTCCTTAACATCATCAATCTGGACTTTAGTCTGTGTTTGGCTTAATTGTTCATCTGCCATGGCAAAACCTCCCTTGGGTTTGTTGTGGTTCCGTCCGGGGTAGGCAGTGCCATTGCCCGCCCTGGACAATAAATTATTTACTTACCTTTATCCTCTTTCAGTTTTTCCACACACATCAGCAGAAGAGCTTTGATGGTCAGGCCCAGTTCAGCCGCCAGAATTTTCAACTCCCGGTGCTCTTCTTCAGCCAGTCGGATGGAAACATTTTTGTACTTTGGTTCAGACATTTTTTGATCTCCTTGTTTATGTGCGTTAATTAGCTTTTTAATTGCTTAACTAATTGATGTCAATATATTTAATTAAAAAACATTTCCGTAAATAGTTCAATTAAAACAATATCTTAAATCAAGCTCATATTTGCCCTGTATCGATTCAGCCCATACTAAACCCCTCGGAACCCCTGCGGATGCCCTTAGAGCGGCTCCTGCGGCCTCGTTTTTTTTGAGTACCAAAAAACAAAAAGCCGAACCATCAATTTTGACAGTCCGGCTTAATGAGGTGGAGGGTGAAGGAGATTTTTATTTTACCTGGATGCGCTCATTGAGAAAACCTATGGCCTCGCGTGTTTCGTCAAGGAACCTGTAAACGGTATCTTGAAAAAACTGTGGAATGATCTCTTTGCTTCCAGGTAACTTTTCGGTGTCGTGCAATGCTCTTAGTATTTCCTTTTCAAGGAAGAAAAAATACTTCAGAAGCTTTTTCGCCTTCCTTTTTTTGGTTATGGACAACTTGCCAGAATCGCATAGGTTCAGCATTGCGTTATTTTTTATGTGGAGTGCCTCTTTGCGCTGTATTTCAATATTATCTGCCATTTTTTGAAAGTTCATAATATCACCCGCAGCATTTTTTAAATTTTTTACCGCTGCCACAAGGACAGGGAAGATTTCGGCCTACCTTCACACTCTTGGCCTGCACCGGCTGGAATTTATCGGCAAGATCAAGACAGTTCTGGAAAGTTCCAATCTCTTGATAATCGCAAACACCTTCCAGCCCCAGAGTGCAAAGTTCAACCGGACCCTCAGGGATGGAAACGCCATTCTCTTCAACCTTTTTTGTCCACGCACTAGACCCCACGCTGGACTTCCATTCGCCCGTTACGGCCCACTTAAATTGAAACCCCAGCAACGTTTTAAGGTCTTCTGATGTCTGTGGCATTCGCCCCAGTTGGCCCGTGAACTTATCCACGGCAGGACCTTCAGGAGCAAAGCAGAAGGGAGCCTTGAGAATTTTTTCTTTGAAATCTCCATAAGAAGTCATTAACAACATGCACATCTTGTCAAACTTGTTTGAATGGCCAGCTATGAACAATTCGCAAGTGCCTCCGTTCGGCTCTTTTTCCAACTGGTCAATTACATGCTCAATCACTACCTTAGGTGCTTTCGGAAATTCTTTACGGGCAATATCCCTAAAAAACCCCCGCCACACTTCCCGGAATAAACCAGGGGTAATTTCCCTAAGATCATCAAAGTCACGGCATCCACTGCTGTTTGCTCTTTCTGTGAATTTATCAAGTATTTCTACATTCCCGCGCCCTGTGATGATGCAGTTGCAAGCTGGTCTAATTTTCCTGAGCTTTCCATCTATCACTGTATCGTTATAATCAGCTTGCTGTGTGTCGCTTAAAGCCTTGATCTCTCTTTCTTCCAATAAAATATTAACGTATGTCATTACTTGCCACCTTTTGGAATTTGCAATGGAATAATAATTGGAGTCTGAGCAAAGTAAGCCATGATCTGAGCAAGTGAATCTTTCATAATGTCAACGAAAGATTTTCCCAGGTCTTTAAAAGAACTTACTCCGTTATCAAGCATCTTTCTGAAAGTTGACCCCGCTGCATCCTGGATGTTGCCGAGCATACGTTCAATCATTCGCTCAACTTCAGATGATGTGCGCCTGACTTCTGATACGCGCTTACGTTCTGCGCCGATATTGCCTTCAAGAGCCTTACGCTTTTCATGGTATGCTTTGATCTCGTCCGTCACGGCCCGGATCTGCTCTGTGGTGGCTTCCGTGCCCATGCGCAGGATTGCATTATAAATATCCTGCTCCATTGCAGTCATGGACAGCATTTCAGTTTTACGCCGGTAGTGTTCGGCCAAATCTTCAACTGTTTCAACATGGTTCTGCATAGCCTTATTGACATCAGCATTGATTCCGGCCCAGTATTCTTGCTCTCGGGCATAGTCCACCTGGAACTGTAAAGCGTGACTGAGTGCCGCAGTTACCTTGTCAATCTGTTCAGCAGTTGCCTCGAATTTTCCACCAGCATCATCTGTGGAGTCACCGGCATTTCCAATTTCTTTTGTGTAGTCCCTGGTAGCGTGCCCGGACCTTTCCCACGCATCAAGCTGCATATTATTGAAATGCAGAACTTCTCTTGCCAGTTCCCGGTAGTGCTCCGGCAAGTTGGCATTGTTCATAATTGTGACCAGCTGTTCAGTCGAACGGCTTGCGAGTTTATTTCCCTCAAGAATTGCCTGGCCAGTGTTTTCAGCTTCTCCAGCCGCAGCCTGGAGCTTCGCATTGATTTCAGATAAAGCCTTTGCCAGTTCATCCGGGCCCATTCTGGCGAAATCTGACCAGTCCAGTTCACCCTTAAAGGCATGAGCTGCCCCCTGAGCGGTATTCAATAGCTTTGGGATCAACATAAAAGCAGCCATTGCAACGGCATATTTCTTACCAAGGAGTGCCACTCCCAAAATGCCAATACCTGAGCGGGCATCATCCGGCACTGCACTATATAATTCATAAAGTCCGCGAAAACTCGTTTCAATCTGTGTTACGTACTTATTAACATTTAAGGCAATCAACTCTCTGTTCGCCTCAACCCATTCATAAGTTCGATCAGCAGCGGTGGTCATTGCAGGAACAAGATTTGATACGATCTCAAGCTTTGCGCCGCTCATGGCCCCTTTGATCCGGGTCATCTGGTCGTTAAACTGCTCCACGTCCTGAGCCATTTCCGTTGACAGGGTAAGGCCCAACTTTTCTGCTTCAGCCCTCATCTCTTCCAGCCCTTCACGGCCCTGATTGAGCATTGGAATTAATTCGCGGCCTGATTTTCCGAAAATCTGCATTGCAAGAGCGGTCTTTTCTGCACCGTCTTCCATGCGGGCAAACCTGTCTGCAATATCCCCCATAACCGCATCTGAGGACCTGAGTTTACCCCCGGTATCAGTAACGGATACGCCAAGACGTTCAAAACCCTTACGGGCTTCACCAGTCCCCTGTGAAGCGTCAAGCATATTCCTGGACAGCCTGCCCAGGGAATTGCCCACATTTTGTATTGATGTTCCGCTTAAATTAGCGGCGTGTTGATAAGATGATAAAAGTTCAATTGATACCCCAACTTGCCTTGACAGCTTAGCCGTAGCATCAGCCATTTTTAGGGTTTCGCTGATTGCGCCCTGGATAGCCCGGACACTGAAAGCACCGGCAAAGGCAACGGCCACGCCCCTAAACATGCGGGTCATGCTCTGTGTCGTCCGCTGGATTACATTTGAGGCTGAATTCATATCTCGCTGAAGTCTTGCAACGTTACTTACAAGCTCTATATTTAATCTTCCGATAGTCGCCATTATTTTTCCCTCCACGTAATAGCAAGTAATTAGATACTGAGCATAAATAATGCTATGATTATTTACTGTTTTAGACCTATCTTGTTACTACAATAAAAATTCATATACTGTCAATAATACTTTTTGCTTAATTCTTATGCGTTAATGTATCCGGACGCATATAAAACAGCCTGATTACGCGCCCGGATATGGCTTAGATGTTAAAACGCCGCATCATAAATCGGTTATGATGACCGCGATCCATGCGCCCACTCTCTTGAGAATCTCCGTCACGGAACATCAGATTTCCAACCTGCACCCGCTTCCGTCCGAACACTTGCCAGGATACGCCCTGGATCAACTTTTCAGGAACCCGGTTAAGGATCTCTTCTGCGTTTCGGACGTGGGACTCTTGCAATTCACTCAAAAGTTTTTGATCAAACATAATTCCTCCTATGTATTTAATACAGCGTCTATCTTTCTAAACAGCTTCCAGAGTGACCAGTCAGCGTTTTCCGCAATGGGAGTTTCTGCCTCGTGACTGACAAGCTCACGGGGATCAGGGATTTCTGATTTGATTTTTTCAATTTCTTCTGGATCAAAATCCGGTAACATCTTCATTCCATCCAACGCCCTGTAAGCGTCCATGCAATATTGTAGGGCCGCCTTAACTGAAGCATGGTTACTGTAAACAACTTTTTTGGACTTCATGTTGACGATGTTACGGCCCTCATTCCTGACTTGCTCGCTGATCGACACTTTCCGGAGTTCGTCATGCTTCTCCAGAAAATATTGCTGGGCCTCGTCGATTCTCCGGTCATAAGTCTCAATCAGAATCTTTTGATTCGCGCCGATCACGCTTTCCATCCGTTGCTGTTCGCGCTGTTTTTCTGCCTGCAGACCTGCCATTTCAAATTCAAGATTCTTGACCTTTCCCCGCGCCTCTTGAACTTCAGCCTTTTTGCCATTAATATCTTCTTCAATTTTTTGAAGAGAAAGCTCTTTGCCTTCCCGGGCCTTGGTAATTTCATCAGCCGCAGCCTTGCGCTTGTTCAAAATTTCCTTTCGGCTCAATTCGCGCTTTTCATCCAGAAGAGGCTTAAGAAGGTCAAAGTCCTGCACGTCAAAATTTTCAATTCTCATTGTAAACTCCGTTATCGATTAGTTTAGGTTAAGTTGAAATCATTACTAAAATACAAGAACTCCACGGTTTTCATAAGCCGAAACATGAGCAGACTCTGTCTGTGCGCCGTTCAGAGCCATTGCCAGAGCAACAATTCCATCAATCCGTCCTGTGGACTTGATTTTGTCAAACTTGCGATTTCCAGCCGCATCAGGCTGAACCCTGGAATTTCCAGCGCACATTGTCAGGACAGGATGATTCCCGTGCCTGATCCGTTCCTCAATCAAGGCATCCTCTAGACACTCCAGGGCACTATTCATGTCCTTGAACCCCTGACCGTGGCTGATCAGCTTAAGGCCACCCGGAACAGGGCTGTCTTGCCCTTCAATCCATGCGTCCATCCCTTCTTCAACCATTGCCCGCTGCATGTCTGCAATTCTCCACCTGTCAAACTTGACGGAGCTGATCTGGACTTTGCCCATAAGCTCCGCGATCTGTCTGGCAACATACCTGTAGTCAATGGTTTTGCCCGGAACTGCTGTCAGGTGCCCCTGGCTGGCCCATAAATTGTACGGCATGCTGTCCTTTTCCTCACGCTCGCGCATATTATCAGCAGGACTCCAAAAGAATGGCCAGACGTGAATTTTCTTCTCTGAATCTTCAGCCACCAGGATCAGGACTGTCAGATCATTCTTTGCACTGAGATCCAGACCGCCGAAGCATTCCACATCTTCAAAGACACTCAGGTCAGGTTCAGAGCCATTAGCTTTCCAGATTGCCGATGAAATGAAATGCTCAGCCGCATCAATTCGCCGGTTCAGATATAAATTCTCAAAACTGGCCTGCATGGAAGGCATTCTCTTTGCCTTGGCTGCATAGTCGCGCATTTCCTCAAGACTCCGGAAATCTCCCAGGCTAGGATTAGCCAAGTGCCAGTTTTGTTCATCAAACGGATCAAGATCATCTGGAACAGTGAACAGGAAGCTCTTGAAGGTTGGATCTTCAATTTCACCACCACGGACTTTTTCTCCGTAATCCAGCAGTTCAGACATAATTGCACCATCATCCGGACTCTGTGTGCTGAATGTCCATGTCATCGGTTCGTCATGGGCAGCCGTGGACGTAATCAGGGCATCATACAAGGCCCGGTCCCGGCCAAACTCTGAAAGCTCATCAAAAGCAATGAATGATGAACTCTTGCCCATTTTCCCCTTTTTCTCACCACTCAAGACTGAATAGACAGAGCCGGAGATTATATCCTTGATCTGCTTCCGTGACTCGATTACGACCAATCTTTCCGAAAGCTCTTCATCCATGTAAACCATACTTTTGGCATAATTGAACAAGATGGAAGCCTGTTCTCTGTCCACGCTCAAGCTATACAACTGCCCATTCTGGATAGCTTCAGGCCCGGTCAAATGACATAAGCAGATTGCGCTGATCATGGCCGTCTTGCCTGCCTTCCTGCCCGCGCTAAACACTGCATGGCGAACAATGCGCTTGCCCTGTGCATCAGTAGGTCCGTAAACCTCCCCGATGATCTTCTTTTGCCAGTCACGAAGGACAAAAGGCCGCCCCACACTGGTTCCGTCCGGAAGTCGCAAAGTTTCAATGAACTCAATAATTTTTTCAGATCTCATTTTTAACCTCACTTGCGGAACAGGAGCCCCTCGCGTTTACTCTTAGGCTGCCTTAGCCCTTCAGCGTCCTTGAACCTGGAAACCGCTGTGGCATTCTTGTTGATGGACAACTTAGTTCCCAGGTTAGCCATGGTCTGTGCACAAGCGTCACGCTCCAGGGCCCACGGATTACGCTTGATGACACCATTGTCCTGCGTGACCATCACGCCCTGATCCCTGACCATTTTTACCGCTTCCTTGTGCTGAGCAGCAGCTTCACAATA from Desulfonatronovibrio magnus includes the following:
- a CDS encoding phage tail tape measure protein; translated protein: MATIGRLNIELVSNVARLQRDMNSASNVIQRTTQSMTRMFRGVAVAFAGAFSVRAIQGAISETLKMADATAKLSRQVGVSIELLSSYQHAANLSGTSIQNVGNSLGRLSRNMLDASQGTGEARKGFERLGVSVTDTGGKLRSSDAVMGDIADRFARMEDGAEKTALAMQIFGKSGRELIPMLNQGREGLEEMRAEAEKLGLTLSTEMAQDVEQFNDQMTRIKGAMSGAKLEIVSNLVPAMTTAADRTYEWVEANRELIALNVNKYVTQIETSFRGLYELYSAVPDDARSGIGILGVALLGKKYAVAMAAFMLIPKLLNTAQGAAHAFKGELDWSDFARMGPDELAKALSEINAKLQAAAGEAENTGQAILEGNKLASRSTEQLVTIMNNANLPEHYRELAREVLHFNNMQLDAWERSGHATRDYTKEIGNAGDSTDDAGGKFEATAEQIDKVTAALSHALQFQVDYAREQEYWAGINADVNKAMQNHVETVEDLAEHYRRKTEMLSMTAMEQDIYNAILRMGTEATTEQIRAVTDEIKAYHEKRKALEGNIGAERKRVSEVRRTSSEVERMIERMLGNIQDAAGSTFRKMLDNGVSSFKDLGKSFVDIMKDSLAQIMAYFAQTPIIIPLQIPKGGK
- a CDS encoding terminase large subunit, whose translation is MRSEKIIEFIETLRLPDGTSVGRPFVLRDWQKKIIGEVYGPTDAQGKRIVRHAVFSAGRKAGKTAMISAICLCHLTGPEAIQNGQLYSLSVDREQASILFNYAKSMVYMDEELSERLVVIESRKQIKDIISGSVYSVLSGEKKGKMGKSSSFIAFDELSEFGRDRALYDALITSTAAHDEPMTWTFSTQSPDDGAIMSELLDYGEKVRGGEIEDPTFKSFLFTVPDDLDPFDEQNWHLANPSLGDFRSLEEMRDYAAKAKRMPSMQASFENLYLNRRIDAAEHFISSAIWKANGSEPDLSVFEDVECFGGLDLSAKNDLTVLILVAEDSEKKIHVWPFFWSPADNMREREEKDSMPYNLWASQGHLTAVPGKTIDYRYVARQIAELMGKVQISSVKFDRWRIADMQRAMVEEGMDAWIEGQDSPVPGGLKLISHGQGFKDMNSALECLEDALIEERIRHGNHPVLTMCAGNSRVQPDAAGNRKFDKIKSTGRIDGIVALAMALNGAQTESAHVSAYENRGVLVF
- a CDS encoding SEC-C metal-binding domain-containing protein; this encodes MTYVNILLEEREIKALSDTQQADYNDTVIDGKLRKIRPACNCIITGRGNVEILDKFTERANSSGCRDFDDLREITPGLFREVWRGFFRDIARKEFPKAPKVVIEHVIDQLEKEPNGGTCELFIAGHSNKFDKMCMLLMTSYGDFKEKILKAPFCFAPEGPAVDKFTGQLGRMPQTSEDLKTLLGFQFKWAVTGEWKSSVGSSAWTKKVEENGVSIPEGPVELCTLGLEGVCDYQEIGTFQNCLDLADKFQPVQAKSVKVGRNLPCPCGSGKKFKKCCG